A single genomic interval of Helianthus annuus cultivar XRQ/B chromosome 13, HanXRQr2.0-SUNRISE, whole genome shotgun sequence harbors:
- the LOC118485766 gene encoding zinc finger CCHC domain-containing protein 9-like — MAGSDKINSHPMENNDDARINLTGAELKALVDNAVKKALERQYEEYSGTRSRTLSIPHSKPPSKKDEPKKEDDERHPSNNHSDPSQQIILNQGPHDKGCSDKYFVSCKPRDFTGENGAVDFRGMAAKASENGKRKREDENSRRSDRKSSGLKRDSQQSVEKTKCETCRKYHLGKCRFESQPLPCGICKSQEHKTLDCEKLKDATCYGCNERGHVKTNCPKNQKKPEEAKRTNA; from the exons ATGGCTGGCTCAGATAAAATTAATAGCCACCCAATGGAGAACAATGATGACGCCCGAATTAATTTAACGGGTGCTGAACTAAAAGCGTTGGTAGACAACGCAGTTAAGAAGGCCTTAGAGCGGCAGTACGAAGAGTATAGTGGGACTCGTAGTAGGACCCTATCTATACCACATTCGAAGCCTCCTTCCAAGAAGGATGAACCCAAGAAGGAAGATGACGAGCGTCACCCTTCTAATAATCACAGCGATCCGTCTCAACAGATCATACTGAATCAAGGACCCCATGATAAGGGTTGCTCCGacaagtactttgtttcatgtaaaccccgggatttcactggggagaatgGAGCTGTAGATT TCAGAGGCATGGCTGCCAAGGCCTCTGAAAATGGAAAGAGAAAAAGGGAGGATGAGAATTCTCGTCGCTCCGATAGGAAGAGTTCCGGGTTAAAAAGAGACAGTCAGCAGTCGGTTGAGAAGACCAAGTgcgaaacctgtaggaaataccacctcgggaaatgcagattcGAATCTCAACCCCtaccttgtgggatttgcaaatcacAGGAACATAAAACCCTGGATTGCGAAAAGctaaaagatgcaacctgttacGGTTGTAACGAGAGGGGGCAtgtcaagaccaactgccctaagAATCAGAAGAAACCCGAAGAAGCCAAAAGAACAAACGCATGA